From one Agathobaculum sp. NTUH-O15-33 genomic stretch:
- the cysK gene encoding cysteine synthase A codes for MVYSNILEAVGHTPMVRLSHMAPEGGAEVLVKYEGLNVGGSIKTRTALNMIEDAEKRGLIGPDTIIVEPTSGNQGIGLALCGAVKGYRTVIIMPDSVSEERRKLVRHYGAEVILVHDAGNIGDCIDQCLQKAMDMAASDPKVFVPQQFDNPANPAVHRAHTALEILEQVGGPIDGFCAGFGTGGTISGIGEVLREHNSGLEIWAVEPENAAILSGGSIGTHLQMGIGDGVIPKNLNTEIYDNLYIVSDDEAIQTARDLARLEGLMCGISSGTNVAAAIQLARKLGPGKTVVTVLPDTAERYFSTPLFDE; via the coding sequence ATGGTTTACAGCAATATTCTAGAGGCCGTTGGCCACACGCCGATGGTGCGACTGAGCCATATGGCGCCCGAGGGCGGCGCTGAGGTGCTGGTCAAGTACGAAGGCCTTAACGTAGGCGGTTCGATCAAAACGCGCACCGCGCTGAACATGATTGAGGACGCGGAAAAGCGCGGTCTGATCGGCCCGGACACCATCATTGTCGAGCCGACAAGCGGCAATCAAGGCATCGGCCTTGCGCTGTGCGGCGCGGTAAAGGGCTACCGCACGGTCATCATTATGCCGGATTCGGTATCCGAGGAACGCCGGAAGCTCGTCCGCCATTACGGGGCCGAGGTCATTCTTGTGCACGACGCGGGCAATATTGGGGACTGTATCGATCAGTGCCTGCAAAAGGCCATGGATATGGCCGCGAGCGATCCCAAGGTATTTGTTCCCCAGCAGTTCGACAACCCGGCAAACCCCGCCGTGCATCGCGCGCACACCGCGCTTGAGATTTTAGAGCAGGTTGGCGGCCCGATCGACGGCTTCTGCGCCGGTTTTGGTACGGGCGGTACGATCAGCGGCATCGGCGAGGTGCTGCGGGAGCATAACTCGGGGCTGGAAATTTGGGCGGTCGAACCGGAAAACGCGGCCATTTTGTCCGGCGGATCGATCGGCACGCACCTGCAAATGGGCATAGGCGACGGCGTGATCCCCAAAAACCTGAATACGGAAATTTACGATAACCTGTACATTGTGTCCGACGACGAAGCCATTCAGACCGCGCGCGACCTCGCCCGTCTGGAAGGGCTGATGTGCGGCATTTCCAGCGGTACCAACGTAGCCGCCGCGATCCAACTGGCGCGCAAGCTCGGCCCCGGCAAAACGGTCGTTACCGTGCTGCCCGACACCGCCGAGCGGTACTTCTCCACCCCACTGTTCGACGAATGA
- a CDS encoding dipeptide epimerase, which yields MKITKVRLGKISVPLRVPFKTAVRSVSSVEDVIVEIHTDTGAIGYGEAPPTGAVTGDTAGAIIGAIRDHIIPTILGREVDDFENLMLALNACILKNTSAKAAVDMALWDLYGQLYGIPVYKLMGGSRNKIVTDITISVNDPEEMARDARNAIDRGYDCLKCKVGKDAPLDLKRLEAIRKEVGSDVRIRIDANQGWKPKEAVRILGQMEDKGLDIEFVEQPVHQHDLVGLKYVTDNVSIPVLADESVQGPSDALTIMQMRAADLVNIKLMKCGGLYNALKIASAAEVYGVECMIGCMLEAKISVNAAIHLACAKQIITKVDLDGPVLCLEDPILGGAVFHEKDITVSDEPGLGIKGIEKITYLD from the coding sequence ATGAAAATCACCAAAGTAAGACTGGGCAAGATCTCCGTGCCGCTGCGCGTGCCGTTCAAAACGGCGGTGCGCTCGGTCTCCTCGGTGGAGGACGTTATCGTTGAGATTCACACCGACACGGGCGCGATCGGCTATGGCGAAGCGCCGCCGACCGGCGCGGTCACGGGCGATACCGCGGGCGCGATCATCGGCGCGATCCGCGATCACATCATCCCCACCATTCTCGGCCGCGAGGTGGATGATTTTGAAAACCTGATGCTCGCGCTGAACGCCTGTATCCTCAAGAATACAAGCGCCAAGGCCGCGGTCGATATGGCGCTGTGGGATCTTTACGGCCAGCTTTACGGCATTCCCGTTTACAAGCTGATGGGCGGCAGCCGCAATAAGATCGTTACCGACATCACCATCAGCGTGAACGATCCGGAGGAAATGGCCCGCGACGCGCGCAACGCGATCGACCGTGGATACGACTGCCTGAAATGCAAGGTCGGCAAGGACGCGCCGCTCGACCTGAAGCGGCTGGAGGCCATCCGCAAGGAGGTCGGTTCGGATGTGCGTATCCGCATCGACGCAAATCAGGGCTGGAAGCCCAAGGAAGCCGTGCGCATCCTTGGCCAGATGGAGGACAAGGGGCTGGACATCGAATTTGTCGAGCAGCCGGTGCATCAGCACGACCTTGTCGGCCTGAAATACGTGACGGACAACGTATCGATTCCCGTGTTGGCGGATGAAAGCGTGCAGGGCCCCTCCGACGCGCTGACCATCATGCAGATGCGCGCGGCCGATCTGGTCAATATTAAACTGATGAAGTGCGGCGGCCTGTACAACGCGCTCAAGATTGCGTCCGCCGCCGAGGTTTACGGCGTCGAGTGTATGATCGGCTGTATGCTGGAAGCAAAAATTTCGGTCAACGCGGCGATTCATCTGGCCTGCGCCAAGCAGATCATCACCAAGGTCGATCTGGACGGCCCCGTGCTCTGTCTGGAGGATCCCATCCTCGGCGGCGCGGTGTTCCATGAAAAGGACATCACCGTTTCCGACGAGCCGGGTCTTGGGATCAAGGGGATCGAAAAGATTACATACCTCGATTAA